In Streptomyces ambofaciens ATCC 23877, a single genomic region encodes these proteins:
- the lnt gene encoding apolipoprotein N-acyltransferase, with protein MKTLDHWTASPWRRSGTAVLAGALPVLAFPGPALWWWAWAALVPWLLLARTAPGGRRAAYDGWCGGFGFMLAMHHWLLPNLHVFTFVIAALLGALWAPWGWLVHRLLGGAPSLRRAAAALLVLPSGWLAVELVRSWEGLGGPWGVLGASQWQVAPALRLASVGGVWLLSFLVVAVNVAVAVLVAVRRARTPALVALLATAAATSAAWVWSPRPDTDERAAIAVVQPGVVAGADSPDRRFDREEQLTRGLSGRDLDLVVWGESSVGFDLDDRPDLARRLAALSRETGADILVNVDARRSDKPGIYKSSVLVGPDGPTGDRYDKMRLVPFGEYVPARSLLGWATSVGEAAGEDRRRGTEQTVMRVGDGLRIGPMVCFESAFPDMSRRLAADGAEVLLAQSSTSTFQHTWAPEQHASLAALRAAETGRPMVHATLTGVSAVYDANGTRVGSWLGTDASASRVYEVPLTHGSTPYVRHGDWTPHAALLILAAWAAAEGVRAVRLRRNPPARPVPPAHTAHGSPARPGR; from the coding sequence ATGAAGACGCTCGACCACTGGACGGCCTCCCCGTGGCGGCGCTCGGGCACGGCCGTGCTCGCCGGCGCCCTGCCCGTACTGGCCTTTCCGGGGCCCGCCCTGTGGTGGTGGGCCTGGGCCGCCCTGGTGCCCTGGCTGCTGCTGGCCCGGACCGCACCGGGCGGGAGGCGGGCCGCGTACGACGGGTGGTGCGGCGGCTTCGGGTTCATGCTGGCCATGCATCACTGGCTGCTGCCCAACCTGCACGTGTTCACGTTCGTCATCGCCGCGCTGCTGGGCGCGCTCTGGGCACCGTGGGGCTGGCTGGTGCACCGTCTGCTGGGCGGGGCACCCTCGCTCCGCCGGGCCGCGGCGGCGCTCCTGGTGCTGCCCTCGGGCTGGCTGGCGGTGGAGCTGGTGCGTTCCTGGGAGGGGCTCGGCGGACCCTGGGGCGTGCTCGGCGCGAGTCAGTGGCAGGTGGCGCCGGCGCTGCGGCTCGCCTCGGTGGGCGGGGTGTGGCTGCTCAGCTTCCTGGTGGTGGCCGTCAACGTCGCGGTCGCCGTGCTCGTCGCCGTCCGCCGGGCCCGGACGCCCGCCCTGGTGGCACTGCTCGCCACCGCCGCCGCCACCTCCGCGGCCTGGGTCTGGTCACCGCGTCCCGACACCGACGAGCGGGCCGCGATCGCCGTGGTGCAGCCCGGCGTCGTCGCCGGGGCGGACAGCCCCGACCGGCGCTTCGACCGCGAGGAGCAGCTGACCCGCGGTCTCTCCGGCCGGGACCTCGACCTCGTCGTCTGGGGCGAGAGCAGCGTCGGCTTCGACCTGGACGACCGGCCCGACCTGGCACGGCGGCTGGCGGCGCTGTCCCGGGAGACCGGCGCGGACATCCTGGTGAACGTGGACGCCCGGCGCTCCGACAAGCCGGGCATCTACAAGAGCTCGGTGCTCGTCGGCCCCGACGGACCGACCGGCGACCGGTACGACAAGATGCGGCTCGTCCCGTTCGGGGAGTACGTCCCGGCCCGCTCGCTGCTCGGCTGGGCCACCTCCGTGGGCGAGGCGGCGGGCGAGGACCGCAGGCGGGGCACCGAGCAGACCGTCATGAGGGTCGGGGACGGGCTGCGGATCGGGCCGATGGTCTGCTTCGAGAGCGCGTTCCCGGACATGAGCCGCCGACTGGCCGCCGACGGGGCCGAGGTGCTCCTCGCCCAGTCGTCCACGTCCACCTTCCAGCACACCTGGGCGCCCGAGCAGCATGCCTCGCTGGCCGCCCTCCGCGCCGCCGAGACCGGCCGGCCCATGGTGCACGCGACACTGACCGGGGTCTCCGCCGTCTACGACGCGAACGGCACCCGGGTCGGCTCGTGGCTCGGCACCGACGCGAGCGCCTCGCGTGTCTACGAGGTGCCGCTCACGCACGGCAGCACGCCGTACGTCCGCCACGGCGACTGGACGCCGCACGCGGCGCTGCTGATCCTCGCGGCCTGGGCCGCCGCCGAGGGCGTACGGGCGGTACGGCTCAGGCGGAACCCTCCCGCACGGCCCGTACCACCCGCTCACACAGCTCATGGGTCTCCAGCGCGTCCCGGGCGCTGA